A single region of the Trachemys scripta elegans isolate TJP31775 chromosome 19, CAS_Tse_1.0, whole genome shotgun sequence genome encodes:
- the ICMT gene encoding protein-S-isoprenylcysteine O-methyltransferase, translating into MAAAEGRLVPEGRASLAAFLLGASVAALPLLLSAPPALLAGPGLQGRAALALHVAGINALLLLLYRPPLYRIAIRACFLGFAFGCGLLLSFGQSSWKHFGWYMCSLSLFHYSEYLVTAINNPRSLSLDSFLLNHSFEYTLAALSSWIEFTVEKIIYPEMKHITWLSTVGLLMVIFGDCLRKAAMLTAGSNFNHIVQNEKSDTHTLVTSGVYGWFRHPSYVGWFYWSIGTQVLLCNPICVVGYTLASWRFFRERIEEEEFTLIHFFGAEYLEYKKKVPSGLPFIKGVKVEL; encoded by the exons ATGGCCGCCGCGGAGGGGCGCTTGGTCCCGGAGGGCCGGGCCAGCCTGGCCGCCTTCCTGCTCGGGGCGTCGGTGGCGgcgctgccgctgctgctctcGGCGCCCCCCGCGCTGCTGGCCGGGCCCGGGCTGCAGGGCCGCGCGGCGCTGGCGCTGCACGTGGCGGGGATcaacgcgctgctgctgctgctctaccGGCCGCCGCTCTACCGG ATCGCGATCCGTGCCTGCTTCCTGGGCTTTGCCTTCGGGTGTGGTCTGCTGCTGAGTTTCGGACAATCCTCCTGGAAGCACTTCGGCTG GTATATGTGTTCCTTGTCACTGTTCCATTATTCTGAGTATTTGGTGACAGCGATCAATAATCCCAGAAGTTTGTCCTTGGACTCTTTCCTCCTAAACCACAGTTTTGAGTATACTCTAGCTGCTCTCTCTTCTTGGATAGAGTTCACAGTTGAAAAAATCATTTATCCAG AAATGAAGCACATCACCTGGCTCAGTACAGTAGGGTTATTGATGGTGATCTTTGGGGATTGTCTGAGGAAAGCTGCCATGCTCACAGCTGGCTCCAACTTCAACCATATTGTTCAGAATGAGAAATCGGATACTCATACTTTGGTGACAAGTGGGGTGTATGGGTGGTTCCGGCACCCGTCTTACGTGGGATGGTTTTACTGGAGTATTGGAACACAG GTTTTACTCTGTAATCCCATCTGTGTTGTTGGCTACACTTTAGCATCCTGGAGATTCTTCAGAGAGCGAATAGAAGAGGAGGAGTTTACGTTAATTCACTTCTTTGGAGCGGAGTACCTGGAGTATAAAAAGAAAGTGCCATCAGGTCTGCCTTTTATCAAGGGAGTTAAAGTGGAACTGTAA